TATTTTCTCTATATTTCCATTACTTTACGAAATTTGGGATTGTCAGGAGGTAAATGAAAAGAataataattattttttaaactacAATGCATTAACATGTCAATGACATTGTCATGAATTCTTTTGATACACAGCTTGTCAGCTAGTTTTATTTAACCTAAATTGTGTCTGGAGACAGAATTTCTTATTTGGTAACTTTCAACTTTTTCCTTCATTGTCCTTTATAGTACAACCATAACCAACATCATACTTTGGTGAAAAGAAAGAGACTGGTCAGGACAAAATATAGTAAGAGCTTCTGCACATCAACAGCCCAACTGGCACTCACCTGAATTTTTGTCTGGAAGTCTGTTGATCCTCCATACAATAGACTTAAAGGCATGCTCATACTTGGCActtcccagtgttactctcaTTACAGGTTCAGAGCCAGACACGCTAGCACTCCCAAAGCTGGCACTCCTATTCACTCTGGCTTTCAGGGACTTCTCTCGTAAGACACCTTCTCGTCGAAAGTTCTTAACCCAATCTACTGGCACTGGATATCGAATCATCACGTTTTCACAAGGTATTGCTGCAAATAGGTCCCGATTGGACACGAACCCTGATGACATCACCAACCAAGATTGAAGTTCTACTTCGGCCCCCTTAACAGTAGCTACGGTtttaagggagaaaggaagtGTCTTCTCACCAAATGTAGCCCTGAAACGCATTAACTCAAACCTATGACCATCTAATGGTAAAAACTTAATTAGTCTAGAGTCTTTGAATTCATCAACATCACCACATTTGTGGAACTGGCAGTCATTCATTTTAATCCACTTAGTTGTGGTTGTGGGAATAATGTCGTCCCTGGAGACAACTTCATTTCCCTTCATTTGAATATCATTGAAGCCTATCCTGCATTCTGGCATCCCAGAAACAAAAGCCAGAACGCGGACGTGAGTGACCACAGAGTGTTGGATGAGTTTGTTGACATCTTTGGCCACAATACCTCTAAATTCGTCCTGTACTTCCACTGTTATCTCTTCCTCAAAGTAATTGGCACAAATATCTCTGGCAGTTGGCAGTTTCATTAGTGTATCCTGAACTGCAGTCACAAAGCTTACATAATCTTCATAACATGTGGTGCCCAGTTTGATCACCTGCACCTTGACTGGTGCTTGTACTACTGATGGCATGGGATGGTATTTCCGTTTTTCCCTGTATAATACTTGATCTATTCTTATAGTGTGTATTTTCCCATTTTCATCGAAGTTCTGGAGTTTGAGTTCAGACAGCTCATGGCAGGGCAGAAGTTGGACCTCTCTAAAAGGTTTTTCAAGACCCTTTTCATAAAAAAGTTGTAAACATGCATTATCTAGCAGTTTGACATATATAGGTCCCCAGTGCCTTGATGACATTATGTTCTTTTTCTCAGGTATTCTCAGCATCATTGGCCAGCCATCTTTAGGCTGCAGGTGAATAAAGTTAAATGTGAAGCTTTCTGTCTCTGGTGAGTACAAAGGGTCATCCAGTAAGGTAGGGCTATCAAGCTGATCTGGATCTACAATTTGGATTTGTTTAAGCTGAGTTAGCGCTTCAAAGTGAGGGCTGCAGTTCATTGAGTCGTCTGTAAATACGGGATTTAGAGAATTATTGAACATAACGGAATCCCTTTGACCACTGATGTGAGAACTGGaaaatggggagtcaggagaatgACCAAATGACATAATAGAATCCCTTTGACTATTGATTTTAACATCAGAAAATGGGGAAATTGGACCTGGTAAATTTATGAAAACAGAATCCCTTTGATCATTCACATCTGCAGCAGGAAATTGTGAGACCAGATCTGGAGAATTCCTGAATACAGCAGAATTCCTTTGATTACTGGTTTTTACATCAGAAAATGGGGGGATCAGATCCTCAGAATTGCTGAATATAATTGAATCCCTTTGATTACTGATTTTTACATCAgaaaatggagggattggatttggTGAATTTATGAAAACAGAATCCCTTTGATCATTTATATTTATAGCAGGAAATGGAGATATCAGATCTGGAGAATTCCTGAGCACAGCCGAATTCCTCTGATCACTTATGTTTCCACCAAAACTTGGGGAAATAGGAATTGGAGAATAATTGGATGACATAATAGAATCCCTTTGACAATTGACATGTGCACTAGAAAATGGAGAGTCAAGTACATTTTGTTGTTGAAAGATCTGAGATTTGTTGGCCAATGAATTCACCAAGACAGATTTTTCGTTTTGGTCAAAGAATGCTCGAAATGGGTTGATTGGTGATGGCTGAACATCACGCAGCGCTTCATCCAAAAAAGGGTTAGTAGTGCGGGCTGGTGAACAGGGGTTTATAGCAGGGTTAATTTGTGCAAACAAGTCATGCTTCTCTTCAGCAGAAAAATCCACCAGATTATTCTTTGATGCTGTTTTTTCGATGCCAGTTTTAGGCCCTAGGAAGATCTTGTCCTTTTCTTGAGCTGTACAGTTATGAGAATTTCCCAGTTTTAAAAGAGATGACTTTACTGGTGCCACAAGATCTGGATCATCATCAAATGTGACCCAGGTTGAAAAACGTGCTGTTGACATTCTGCACCCATTCAGCTGCATATTATCAGGGTGCCTGTTCATTGTTTCCATGTTAGTTTCATCGTGATCATGATAAAAGGAGCCAatgtctgtagagaaagaaacaaataTTGAAAataggggttaaaaacaaaactgAAGGCTAAAATACAGAAATAAAAGAAAATGTGAGAAATGGACCGCAGGTTGACCATGTCTGAAAGAAAACCATGTTAAACTGCTTGAGGTAACTATTCAACAGATTGGTAAACAAGGTGAACAACTTTCTTTAACACATACAGTGGGAATTCTATCAGCCGCCGTAGCTTCAGTGGAAGACTGGCAGAAcacagtttcaatagtaactttcaaaagggaatcggataaatacttgaaggggaaaaattttcagggctatggggaaagagcaggggaatgggactagctatggggaaagagcaggggaatgggactaattggatagctctttcaaagagccagctcagGCACAATctctcaaatggcctccttctatgctatatggttctacgattctatgtttctgctgatcttccgtCGAAGTAACCACAGCCTATGGGAAGAAcaccctgaggaaattcctggcgatGGTTTGCTAAAAATCTAACGCTATCCAGTGTAGGGAAGGCTAGAAATAgtattgaaacaaaaaaattgtGCTAGAACACCCAACCAATATAAGCTTTTATTACAACCACTTATTAACCATACAAGCTGTGAAGCAAAACAGTGCCCTGAGATACACCTGGAGAAGTTCTTACAAAGCATTTGGGCACAATTCAATGGAAATGATAACTCACTCAGAAATACTTTAACAGAAATATAGTCAAGATACAGGGGAAACCTGTATAAACAGACACTCCCAAAGAAATAGACATCTATTGAGAGACCCAAATAACTTAAATGGCTAAATGGCaaaatatacaagaggcactcAAACTCtggacactcgcaaattacgaaCTAAGGACAGCCTTCATTGCGCCAAGtccttttacaacttaaaacacagAACTCACAGGTCAGTACGAGGCAGCAGCAGGTGAAAGAAACAGCTTTTGTGGAATGGtgagctctttacccagcatccatagtggcagagaaaccgctctatctatgggattgaatgcttgcacaacTTTATTCCGGGGATAGAGTGATTTCTCTGCCGCTGTGGAttttgggtaaagaactccccattccacaaaagccgagTCCTTCACAAAAACCGCTGCCACCTCGTGCTGCCTCAGCAGCCTCCCGAATCAAGGAAAGCGCGTGCAAACAGCAAGGGTGGCCGTCTTTTCCTGCCCCAGTGCTGTGACCGTACACTCTTTCAGTGGCTgctggcagctcctctccccctgaccctgccaTCGTCTTCTTTCCCGCAACTTCTGATGGTGGATCTGCTTCTTTGAGGAACTTTGGTTTTGTGGAGTGAAGATGGATGGCTGTCCCTGGTCTCTCTGCTGCTctataaagtgatggacaggcaTGTGAGTCCCAGCTATCAATCAGTCTATCTGCAGACTCACTGCTCAACCAGAAAACTGCAGTTTCCCTCCCAAATTTTCTCAATCTGTTCTAAGACTTGCCTTTGGAAGCTTCAATACACTGGCACATCCTGTCATCACACTTACCCCTATTTTTGTCCTGTGACTGCCTTAATGCTGGTAAGAATTGAGGAATGCAGTTCATTACTGAAGTTACACTCTGCTCCAAGTGAGAGCGGCTTGAAATGAAACTGGAATTTAGATTGCAAAACTGTTAAGTGAACAGAGCTGAATGCTATTGTGTGGGAGGGGGATTCTTAGCATTGTTGCAGCTAATTAGGTGCTGATCACAATCTCAATTGGTTCTTCAAGATTGTATatcttgttcaaaaaaaaattgcaacaatcaccattttgaaaataaagtcACCTGCAAAAAAAGGACAGCCGATTCCAGTCCCCAAGGTGTCCGTAATTACAGGTTTTGGTGTACTTCAAGGGATAATATGGGTGAAAAAGGTAAAATACAAGATTTTGTTACACGAAGGATTGAAAGAATCTGGAGCGCATTGCCACAGAATGccatagatgcagaataaattgaagtgtttaaaatggagACATACTTACTTGGGAATTGAGGATATTAAGAGAAATGTAGAAAAGATGGGGAGTTGGGATCAAACACATGAATCATCTCAACCATGGGAATTCAGCCTGAAATCTTATTACTTTATTTAATAAAATCTATATAAAGGGCTAAGCCAGCAACTTCCAACATCTTCCGATGGTTATGTACATTGCATTTGTAAAACGTAAATTAATCATTCTATCTCAGAGAAAGAAGTCTGTCGTTTGAGGTCACCTGATCTGCCTGGCTTGGGTGGTTTTGTGTTGTCAGAAATCCAAAGGGAAAGGTGTGTTAAATTCAAACAAACTGTTGTGGATTCAGGGGATACATAATTGGCAAATTTTGTCACATGGGTGCaacagataagcaatggtgattTTTCTTATGAAGGAGATAAAAATGTTATTCCAATTAATTAACTGAGTATTCTACACATTCTTATCGGAGATTGATGCCACTTCATGAACAGAACACGATTATAGAAAAAGCCATGAAAGTGTTTAATAACACAATTTAACTAATAAAATGTTGTAAGATTCATTTTATTACATTTAGGAAATCAGCTCTTTGATTTTAACTCATTATTTTCTCTTTCCTATACTACATGCCAGGACTGTAAATAGCCTCTGCAGCTACATAACCAATGAGTAGAAAATAGGAGAAACGgtaccctgggggagagagatatgagagggggagagggacatgaGAGGTTTAGGAGAGAgatatgagagagggagagggatatgaGAGGGAtatgagagggcgagagagatctgagagggagagggcgagagggataTGAGAGAGAtatgagagggagagggcaagAGGGATATGAGAGAgatatgagagggagagagggatatgagAGAGAtatgagagggagagggcgagagggatatgagagagagggcgagggaaatgcctttcacaacctcaggatgtcccaaagcgctttagagccaattaagtacttaatgaaatgtagttactgttgtaatgtaggaaacacaacagccaaaattgcgcacagcaaactcccacaaacagcaatgagagaatgaTGATctgtttggtgatgttgattgagggctaaatattggcctgaACACCTTTTTTTCCATCATTTATTTCCATCTTTAGTCTCCCTGTGACAAAGGCAGCTAGCCTCCAATTGATAAACTAGCTGAGATCAGAAACTTGCCATGTGGTAGCCCCACCACTCCTTAGCACAGTTCACCAGTGCCTTTTCACCTTGACTACTCTTAAACCCCATCTGTAATCTAAAATATTACTTACTTGTTAAGTGTAAAATGCAGTCAGAGAATTTAGAATTTGATTCAAGaatcagaaacaaaaaaaaatgctcctTCAGGATTCTTTAACCTGATAAAACCAGATTTATCGCAACATGTTTGAATACACACTATTTAAAAACAAGCTGGCAATACTACAATTTGCTATTTTTACGCTGTGTTCCTGAGCCTGAATTTTACAGTCCACTGAAACTATGTGACTTGCATGTGAATCAATATTACCCAGTGATTACAAGCTAATTAATTTTCCTTCTACATTTAGAATCTGTGTATAAAGAGTTGCATAAAATGAACTAGAGTCTCGTTGAAATGAACACACTGTTGCCATCAGGCTTATTTAGCATACTGGAAATAATATGCTATGGGAAAAATGTTGTGCTTAGAAACGTTTCACGTGACACTCAGCTTACTCCCTCAAATTGCTCCCACTACCAGTGACAGATCTGTAACCAACAGTCCTTCACCCTAGT
The nucleotide sequence above comes from Heptranchias perlo isolate sHepPer1 chromosome 10, sHepPer1.hap1, whole genome shotgun sequence. Encoded proteins:
- the ston2 gene encoding stonin-2 isoform X2, with the protein product MLSTNVIATHRSEWVSFNDDAQCTPYARDAVGDHGKYPPVSFALFEDDNYLDHTVQHSSSSIQSSPLIRSQHSPVCPTESVSVPSGWIQFDDQPWPNLSPLHPQSTDIGSFYHDHDETNMETMNRHPDNMQLNGCRMSTARFSTWVTFDDDPDLVAPVKSSLLKLGNSHNCTAQEKDKIFLGPKTGIEKTASKNNLVDFSAEEKHDLFAQINPAINPCSPARTTNPFLDEALRDVQPSPINPFRAFFDQNEKSVLVNSLANKSQIFQQQNVLDSPFSSAHVNCQRDSIMSSNYSPIPISPSFGGNISDQRNSAVLRNSPDLISPFPAININDQRDSVFINSPNPIPPFSDVKISNQRDSIIFSNSEDLIPPFSDVKTSNQRNSAVFRNSPDLVSQFPAADVNDQRDSVFINLPGPISPFSDVKINSQRDSIMSFGHSPDSPFSSSHISGQRDSVMFNNSLNPVFTDDSMNCSPHFEALTQLKQIQIVDPDQLDSPTLLDDPLYSPETESFTFNFIHLQPKDGWPMMLRIPEKKNIMSSRHWGPIYVKLLDNACLQLFYEKGLEKPFREVQLLPCHELSELKLQNFDENGKIHTIRIDQVLYREKRKYHPMPSVVQAPVKVQVIKLGTTCYEDYVSFVTAVQDTLMKLPTARDICANYFEEEITVEVQDEFRGIVAKDVNKLIQHSVVTHVRVLAFVSGMPECRIGFNDIQMKGNEVVSRDDIIPTTTTKWIKMNDCQFHKCGDVDEFKDSRLIKFLPLDGHRFELMRFRATFGEKTLPFSLKTVATVKGAEVELQSWLVMSSGFVSNRDLFAAIPCENVMIRYPVPVDWVKNFRREGVLREKSLKARVNRSASFGSASVSGSEPVMRVTLGSAKYEHAFKSIVWRINRLPDKNSASGHPHSFYCHLELGSDREVPVSFVHYVDVEFDMPSASASKAAVRSITVANKSDVRKWVVYKAHYSYQVEMEQKKVRAPNVDGTETDHPNECVQQ
- the ston2 gene encoding stonin-2 isoform X1, whose protein sequence is MLSTNVIATHRSEWVSFNDDAQCTPYARDAVGDHGKYPPVSFALFEDDNYLDHTVQHSSSSIQSSPLIRSQHSPVCPTESVSVPSGWIQFDDQPWPNLSPLHPQSTGSRGPPTSEGSWTTHSEEPSNLSLAPSYTDLHSIDTEDMHSNSISRPESPDIGSFYHDHDETNMETMNRHPDNMQLNGCRMSTARFSTWVTFDDDPDLVAPVKSSLLKLGNSHNCTAQEKDKIFLGPKTGIEKTASKNNLVDFSAEEKHDLFAQINPAINPCSPARTTNPFLDEALRDVQPSPINPFRAFFDQNEKSVLVNSLANKSQIFQQQNVLDSPFSSAHVNCQRDSIMSSNYSPIPISPSFGGNISDQRNSAVLRNSPDLISPFPAININDQRDSVFINSPNPIPPFSDVKISNQRDSIIFSNSEDLIPPFSDVKTSNQRNSAVFRNSPDLVSQFPAADVNDQRDSVFINLPGPISPFSDVKINSQRDSIMSFGHSPDSPFSSSHISGQRDSVMFNNSLNPVFTDDSMNCSPHFEALTQLKQIQIVDPDQLDSPTLLDDPLYSPETESFTFNFIHLQPKDGWPMMLRIPEKKNIMSSRHWGPIYVKLLDNACLQLFYEKGLEKPFREVQLLPCHELSELKLQNFDENGKIHTIRIDQVLYREKRKYHPMPSVVQAPVKVQVIKLGTTCYEDYVSFVTAVQDTLMKLPTARDICANYFEEEITVEVQDEFRGIVAKDVNKLIQHSVVTHVRVLAFVSGMPECRIGFNDIQMKGNEVVSRDDIIPTTTTKWIKMNDCQFHKCGDVDEFKDSRLIKFLPLDGHRFELMRFRATFGEKTLPFSLKTVATVKGAEVELQSWLVMSSGFVSNRDLFAAIPCENVMIRYPVPVDWVKNFRREGVLREKSLKARVNRSASFGSASVSGSEPVMRVTLGSAKYEHAFKSIVWRINRLPDKNSASGHPHSFYCHLELGSDREVPVSFVHYVDVEFDMPSASASKAAVRSITVANKSDVRKWVVYKAHYSYQVEMEQKKVRAPNVDGTETDHPNECVQQ
- the ston2 gene encoding stonin-2 isoform X3, whose amino-acid sequence is METMNRHPDNMQLNGCRMSTARFSTWVTFDDDPDLVAPVKSSLLKLGNSHNCTAQEKDKIFLGPKTGIEKTASKNNLVDFSAEEKHDLFAQINPAINPCSPARTTNPFLDEALRDVQPSPINPFRAFFDQNEKSVLVNSLANKSQIFQQQNVLDSPFSSAHVNCQRDSIMSSNYSPIPISPSFGGNISDQRNSAVLRNSPDLISPFPAININDQRDSVFINSPNPIPPFSDVKISNQRDSIIFSNSEDLIPPFSDVKTSNQRNSAVFRNSPDLVSQFPAADVNDQRDSVFINLPGPISPFSDVKINSQRDSIMSFGHSPDSPFSSSHISGQRDSVMFNNSLNPVFTDDSMNCSPHFEALTQLKQIQIVDPDQLDSPTLLDDPLYSPETESFTFNFIHLQPKDGWPMMLRIPEKKNIMSSRHWGPIYVKLLDNACLQLFYEKGLEKPFREVQLLPCHELSELKLQNFDENGKIHTIRIDQVLYREKRKYHPMPSVVQAPVKVQVIKLGTTCYEDYVSFVTAVQDTLMKLPTARDICANYFEEEITVEVQDEFRGIVAKDVNKLIQHSVVTHVRVLAFVSGMPECRIGFNDIQMKGNEVVSRDDIIPTTTTKWIKMNDCQFHKCGDVDEFKDSRLIKFLPLDGHRFELMRFRATFGEKTLPFSLKTVATVKGAEVELQSWLVMSSGFVSNRDLFAAIPCENVMIRYPVPVDWVKNFRREGVLREKSLKARVNRSASFGSASVSGSEPVMRVTLGSAKYEHAFKSIVWRINRLPDKNSASGHPHSFYCHLELGSDREVPVSFVHYVDVEFDMPSASASKAAVRSITVANKSDVRKWVVYKAHYSYQVEMEQKKVRAPNVDGTETDHPNECVQQ